One part of the Bacillus sp. FJAT-27916 genome encodes these proteins:
- the ysxE gene encoding spore coat protein YsxE: MMLRADDKWLADYLQNYQLELEFYEDFGKVKKVYTNNGIFAVKTIKAKKGFDFIKNIQTLYQNGYNRIVPIFPAIDGRYAVLHNDKLSYLMPWLPDEVVEERDERHQQMFRELARMHTISSKESSIPSQERQEHYEKTLQEWEEQREFLLEYMNTIEKKWYMSPFEQLFCLCYYDVSQALTYSMNKFKKWYEQTKEEEKVRNVITHGHVSIHHFLYSENGYGHFINFERTKIAPAYFDLLPFVVKQLKTYPIQSAETVEWINGYFRFFPFKEGEMLLFMSYMAYPANCLKIVDQYSRKISGKDEMDYCRKFQRQYWLLKNIEYIIMRMEQIEESKKPKEQDD, from the coding sequence ATGATGTTAAGAGCGGATGATAAATGGCTGGCTGATTATTTGCAGAATTATCAGCTGGAGCTTGAGTTCTATGAGGATTTTGGAAAAGTTAAAAAGGTTTATACGAACAATGGCATTTTTGCCGTTAAGACAATCAAGGCTAAAAAAGGCTTTGATTTCATCAAAAATATCCAAACTCTCTATCAAAATGGATATAACCGCATTGTGCCGATCTTCCCAGCAATTGATGGACGGTATGCGGTTCTGCATAATGATAAGCTCAGCTATCTTATGCCCTGGCTGCCTGATGAGGTGGTGGAGGAAAGAGATGAACGTCATCAGCAAATGTTCCGTGAGCTGGCACGTATGCATACCATTTCATCGAAGGAATCGAGCATCCCGTCCCAGGAGAGGCAGGAGCATTATGAGAAAACCCTTCAGGAGTGGGAGGAGCAGCGGGAATTCTTGCTTGAATATATGAATACAATTGAGAAGAAATGGTATATGTCACCGTTCGAGCAATTGTTCTGTCTTTGTTATTATGACGTCTCACAGGCCCTGACCTATTCTATGAATAAATTTAAGAAGTGGTATGAGCAGACGAAGGAGGAAGAAAAGGTCCGTAATGTCATTACACATGGGCATGTGTCCATTCACCATTTCTTATACAGTGAGAATGGGTACGGACATTTCATCAATTTCGAGCGAACCAAAATAGCACCTGCGTATTTTGATCTATTGCCATTTGTTGTGAAGCAATTGAAAACCTATCCAATCCAGTCGGCGGAAACGGTGGAGTGGATTAACGGGTATTTTCGCTTTTTCCCTTTCAAGGAGGGAGAAATGCTTCTTTTCATGTCTTATATGGCCTATCCTGCAAACTGCCTTAAAATCGTCGACCAATATTCAAGGAAGATATCTGGAAAGGATGAAATGGACTATTGCCGGAAGTTTCAGCGGCAGTATTGGTTATTGAAGAATATCGAATATATCATTATGAGAATGGAACAAATCGAGGAAAGCAAGAAGCCGAAGGAACAGGATGATTGA
- a CDS encoding valine--tRNA ligase encodes MSEEQKEIGMPTKYDPQSIEKGRYDWWLEGKFFEAGQDQEKEPYTIVIPPPNVTGKLHLGHAWDTALQDILTRMKRMQGYDVLWLPGMDHAGIATQAKVEEKLRGQGTSRYDLGREKFVEETWKWKEEYAGHIREQWSKLGLGLDYSRERFTLDEGLSKAVREVFVTLYEKGLIYRGEYIINWDPSTKTAISDIEVIHKEVKGAFYHMNYPLADGSGHIEVATTRPETMLGDTAVAVHPEDERYKHLIGKTLILPIVGREIPIVGDEYVEKDFGSGAVKITPAHDPNDFEVGNRHNLERVLVMNEDGTMNAKAGKYEGMDRFECRKQIVKDLQEAGVLFKIEEHIHQVGHSERSGAVVEPYLSTQWFVKMGPLAEEAVKLQETEGKVQFVPERFEKTYLNWMDNIHDWCISRQLWWGHRIPAWYHKETGEVYVGREEPADIENWTQDTDVLDTWFSSALWPFSTMGWPEKDAEDFKRYYPTAALVTGYDIIFFWVSRMIFQGLEFTGERPFKDVLIHGLVRDEQGRKMSKSLGNGVDPMEVIDKYGADSLRYFLTTGSSPGQDLRFSYEKVESVWNFANKIWNASRFALMNMDGMTYDEIDLSGEKSVADKWILTRLNETIETVTRLADKYEFGEVGRALYNFIWDDFCDWYIEMAKLPLYGEDEAAKKTTRSILAYVLDQTMRLLHPFMPFITEEIWQNLPHAGESITTAAWPVVKDELTDEKASDEMKLLVEIIRTVRNIRAEVNTPLSKKIKLSLKAKDAETMAVLEKNRSYIERFCNPEELTIGTDIPADDKAMTAIVTGVELILPLQGLLNIEEELKRLQKELDKWQKEVERIEKKLGNEGFMKKAPEKVIEEERAKLADYLEKREAVQNRLKDLEELA; translated from the coding sequence ATGAGCGAAGAACAAAAAGAAATTGGCATGCCGACGAAATATGATCCGCAGTCAATTGAAAAAGGCCGCTATGACTGGTGGCTTGAGGGCAAGTTCTTTGAAGCTGGCCAAGATCAAGAGAAGGAACCATATACAATCGTGATTCCGCCGCCGAACGTTACGGGCAAATTGCACCTTGGTCATGCATGGGATACAGCTCTTCAAGATATTTTGACAAGAATGAAGCGAATGCAGGGCTATGATGTCCTTTGGCTTCCAGGAATGGACCATGCCGGTATCGCTACCCAAGCAAAGGTAGAAGAAAAGCTTCGCGGACAAGGTACCTCCCGTTATGATCTTGGACGTGAGAAGTTCGTTGAAGAAACATGGAAATGGAAAGAGGAATATGCCGGCCATATCCGTGAGCAATGGTCGAAGCTGGGACTTGGACTTGATTATTCCCGTGAGCGTTTCACCCTTGATGAAGGTTTATCTAAAGCGGTTCGTGAAGTTTTCGTTACCCTTTATGAGAAAGGCTTAATCTACCGCGGCGAATACATCATTAACTGGGATCCTTCCACAAAAACAGCCATCTCTGATATCGAGGTTATTCATAAGGAAGTGAAAGGCGCGTTCTATCACATGAATTATCCGTTGGCTGATGGTAGCGGTCATATTGAAGTCGCAACAACGCGTCCGGAAACAATGCTTGGTGATACAGCTGTTGCGGTACACCCGGAAGATGAGCGCTACAAGCACTTAATCGGCAAGACCTTGATTCTGCCAATCGTTGGACGCGAGATTCCAATTGTTGGTGATGAGTATGTTGAGAAAGACTTCGGTTCTGGTGCCGTTAAGATTACGCCGGCACATGACCCGAATGATTTTGAGGTAGGCAACCGTCATAATCTTGAACGTGTTCTTGTTATGAATGAGGATGGCACGATGAATGCGAAAGCCGGCAAATACGAAGGCATGGACCGCTTCGAATGCCGCAAGCAAATCGTAAAGGACCTGCAAGAGGCAGGCGTTCTCTTCAAGATTGAGGAGCATATCCACCAAGTGGGTCACTCCGAGCGCAGCGGTGCGGTAGTTGAGCCATATCTTTCCACACAATGGTTCGTTAAAATGGGACCTTTGGCAGAAGAAGCAGTTAAACTGCAGGAGACAGAAGGCAAGGTACAATTTGTTCCTGAGCGCTTCGAGAAGACGTACTTGAACTGGATGGATAATATCCATGACTGGTGTATCTCCAGACAGCTATGGTGGGGCCACAGAATCCCTGCTTGGTACCATAAGGAAACAGGTGAAGTATATGTTGGTCGAGAGGAGCCGGCAGACATTGAGAACTGGACGCAGGATACAGATGTCCTTGATACTTGGTTCAGCTCCGCATTATGGCCGTTCTCTACAATGGGCTGGCCGGAGAAGGATGCAGAGGACTTCAAGCGTTATTATCCAACTGCGGCACTCGTGACAGGCTATGATATCATCTTCTTCTGGGTGTCCCGTATGATCTTCCAAGGTCTTGAATTCACGGGCGAGCGTCCATTTAAAGATGTACTCATCCATGGTTTAGTACGTGATGAGCAAGGCCGTAAGATGAGTAAATCCCTTGGAAACGGCGTTGACCCAATGGAGGTTATCGACAAGTACGGAGCCGATTCCCTTCGTTACTTCTTAACGACTGGAAGCTCCCCAGGACAGGATTTGCGTTTCAGCTATGAGAAAGTGGAATCCGTTTGGAACTTCGCAAACAAAATCTGGAACGCTTCCCGCTTCGCACTAATGAATATGGACGGAATGACTTATGATGAAATCGATTTGAGCGGAGAGAAATCTGTTGCGGATAAATGGATCTTGACACGCTTGAATGAAACGATTGAAACCGTAACAAGGCTTGCTGATAAATATGAATTCGGTGAAGTGGGCCGTGCCCTTTACAACTTCATTTGGGATGACTTCTGTGACTGGTATATCGAAATGGCTAAGCTCCCATTGTATGGTGAAGACGAAGCAGCGAAAAAGACAACTCGTTCTATCCTAGCATATGTGCTTGATCAAACGATGCGTCTGTTGCATCCGTTCATGCCGTTCATTACAGAGGAAATCTGGCAGAACCTTCCGCACGCGGGCGAATCCATCACAACGGCTGCATGGCCGGTTGTTAAGGATGAACTGACAGATGAGAAAGCATCCGATGAGATGAAATTGCTTGTTGAGATCATCCGCACTGTTCGTAACATCCGTGCAGAGGTTAACACGCCGCTCAGCAAGAAAATCAAGCTTTCCTTAAAAGCGAAGGATGCGGAAACAATGGCTGTCCTAGAGAAGAACCGCAGCTATATCGAACGCTTCTGTAACCCAGAGGAACTAACCATTGGAACGGATATCCCGGCTGACGATAAAGCGATGACCGCTATCGTGACAGGTGTTGAATTAATCCTTCCTTTACAAGGGCTTCTCAATATTGAAGAAGAACTAAAACGACTTCAAAAAGAGCTCGATAAATGGCAGAAGGAAGTCGAGCGCATTGAGAAAAAACTCGGCAATGAAGGCTTCATGAAGAAAGCACCTGAAAAAGTTATTGAAGAGGAAAGAGCGAAATTGGCTGATTACCTTGAAAAACGTGAAGCAGTCCAAAATCGTTTGAAAGATCTAGAAGAACTAGCTTAA
- a CDS encoding bifunctional folylpolyglutamate synthase/dihydrofolate synthase — translation MIQSYEDALAFLNERAAKLGMDFGLERMERVLERIGNPERKLPMVHIAGSNGKGSTLAFLKEILMTEGYDVASFTSPYLEKANEQIRINDDMITDEELVDLLNELMPILREADDEGSYLTTFEIYTILAFMYFERRHPSIALIETGLGGRLDSTNIITPMLAIITSISLEHTQILGSTLAEIAVEKAGIIKKGISVITGVESAEAIQPIMNKAEEEHAELYRIGMDFWPENRVLEEGEEGFDFCSKELNFSGLTLRMLGRHQLNNASLAVQACVLLDRKYDFPVREASIRSGLLKARWEGRFEQVSSNPAVILDGAHNLSGMKVLLQTIEERYKGRRIHFVFAALKDKDYQRMIKVIERRADSITFTQTRMERMNEAEELFKTSILKEKYIEENWQDAIRKACKRMRKEDVLVITGSLYFLAEARPFLIRDQK, via the coding sequence ATGATTCAAAGCTATGAGGACGCACTTGCCTTTTTGAATGAGCGTGCAGCCAAGCTTGGGATGGACTTTGGTCTTGAACGCATGGAAAGGGTGCTTGAGAGAATTGGAAATCCAGAAAGAAAGCTTCCGATGGTTCATATCGCCGGCTCGAATGGAAAGGGGTCGACCCTTGCCTTTTTGAAAGAAATCTTGATGACAGAGGGATATGATGTTGCCTCCTTTACTTCTCCTTATTTAGAAAAGGCGAATGAGCAAATAAGGATTAATGATGACATGATTACGGATGAAGAGCTCGTTGATTTATTGAATGAACTAATGCCTATCTTGAGGGAGGCCGATGATGAAGGCAGTTATTTAACCACCTTTGAAATCTACACGATCCTAGCCTTCATGTATTTTGAAAGAAGACACCCGTCCATTGCTTTGATTGAAACTGGGCTCGGAGGCAGGCTCGATTCGACAAATATTATTACCCCTATGCTTGCCATTATTACAAGTATCTCTCTTGAACATACGCAAATCCTTGGAAGCACCCTTGCTGAAATTGCTGTAGAGAAGGCTGGAATTATTAAAAAAGGCATTTCGGTCATAACGGGGGTTGAATCAGCGGAGGCGATACAGCCTATCATGAATAAAGCGGAGGAAGAACATGCTGAATTATATCGAATTGGCATGGATTTCTGGCCGGAGAACCGTGTACTTGAGGAGGGGGAGGAAGGCTTTGATTTTTGTTCGAAAGAGCTGAACTTTTCCGGGCTCACATTACGGATGCTCGGTCGGCATCAGCTGAACAATGCGTCATTGGCTGTTCAGGCTTGCGTGCTGCTTGATAGGAAATATGATTTCCCGGTGAGGGAGGCGAGTATCCGTTCTGGATTGCTGAAGGCGAGATGGGAGGGGCGCTTTGAGCAGGTTTCAAGCAATCCAGCCGTCATTCTTGACGGCGCCCATAATCTTTCAGGTATGAAGGTGTTGCTTCAAACGATAGAGGAGCGATATAAGGGAAGGAGAATTCACTTTGTCTTTGCAGCCCTGAAGGATAAGGATTATCAGAGGATGATCAAAGTGATTGAACGAAGGGCTGACAGCATTACCTTTACACAAACAAGGATGGAGCGGATGAATGAAGCGGAGGAATTATTTAAGACAAGTATCCTTAAGGAGAAATATATTGAAGAGAATTGGCAGGATGCGATTAGAAAGGCCTGCAAACGAATGAGAAAAGAGGATGTGTTAGTGATAACCGGCTCTCTTTATTTTTTGGCTGAAGCCCGACCGTTTCTGATTCGTGACCAAAAGTAA
- a CDS encoding prepilin peptidase has translation MITLTLLIFLAGLILGSFYNVAGLRIPAKESIVMPRSACPSCGHTLAPLELVPVISYLVLKGNCRKCGKRISPLYPIIELMTGLLFAAAPLLLGWSMELIIAWALISLMVIIFVSDIMYMLIPNKILLFFTIVFLLLRIFIPLDPWWDPLAGGLAGFMIPFFIAVISKGGMGGGDIKLFSLVGFAIGLKGVLLSFIFATLLGAIFGGAGLIAGLVKRGEPMPFGPFIAAGTISAYFFGQDVLDWYWRFL, from the coding sequence ATGATTACTCTTACTCTACTAATCTTCCTCGCCGGCCTCATCCTTGGCTCCTTCTATAATGTAGCTGGTCTGAGGATTCCGGCAAAGGAATCAATCGTAATGCCGAGGTCGGCTTGTCCGTCCTGCGGCCATACCTTGGCACCTCTTGAGTTAGTGCCTGTCATTTCGTATCTCGTTTTGAAGGGGAATTGCCGCAAATGCGGTAAGCGTATTTCTCCGCTTTATCCCATCATAGAGCTAATGACGGGGCTGCTATTTGCAGCAGCTCCGCTCCTGCTCGGATGGAGTATGGAGCTTATCATTGCATGGGCATTGATTTCGCTTATGGTAATCATTTTCGTATCAGATATTATGTACATGCTTATTCCAAATAAAATCCTGCTTTTTTTTACCATTGTTTTTTTATTGCTTCGGATATTCATCCCATTAGACCCGTGGTGGGATCCGCTTGCAGGAGGGCTTGCTGGTTTTATGATTCCATTTTTCATTGCCGTTATCAGTAAAGGCGGTATGGGCGGCGGGGATATAAAGCTGTTTTCCTTAGTCGGCTTTGCGATTGGGCTGAAAGGAGTACTTCTTTCTTTTATATTTGCAACGCTTTTGGGTGCGATTTTTGGGGGGGCAGGCTTAATTGCTGGATTGGTAAAGCGAGGAGAGCCAATGCCTTTTGGTCCATTCATCGCGGCAGGGACTATTTCCGCTTATTTTTTTGGACAGGATGTGCTTGATTGGTATTGGCGTTTTCTATAA
- a CDS encoding glycosyltransferase family 2 protein, translated as MKAFFLTTNIIFWIILLYYTVLTVVGLFQRKKAKRLNPLAEYPSLDVLIPSHNEEIVMKDTLSAMAKLEYPGNIQIYVLNDNSQDKTGEIAEFFANKHAHIHHIEVPESNEPRGKSRVLNYGLSISDGEYFIVYDADNRPNPDAAIRLMEITMNTENAAGAVGCVRTLNDQNNWLTRFIAIEFKTFQLIMQSGRYALHRIGSLPGTNMLLKRSIITDLGAYDPYALAEDAELTIRLSSKGYVIAVDPHSQTWEQEPQTLKALMKQRTRWLQGNLYIMFKFFKEKNWWKKPCIIHLTYYLTIYVIFGGLLLSSNILFILGLFGFINFNSGINYLFFWFLAYLTYTIQLLCAVWYDKKLSAKNVLAASLMYFTYAQLFIFLLVRGLVLMMKDKRNGTVIWDKTERVAIEK; from the coding sequence ATGAAAGCATTTTTCCTAACCACCAACATCATCTTTTGGATCATTCTTCTATACTATACCGTACTTACAGTCGTAGGTTTATTCCAACGAAAAAAAGCAAAAAGGCTTAATCCGCTGGCTGAATACCCTTCACTTGATGTACTAATCCCTTCTCATAACGAAGAGATTGTTATGAAGGATACTTTATCTGCAATGGCCAAGCTTGAGTATCCCGGAAATATACAAATTTATGTTCTGAATGACAATTCTCAAGATAAGACCGGTGAGATAGCAGAATTCTTCGCCAATAAACATGCTCACATCCATCACATCGAAGTACCTGAGAGCAATGAACCAAGAGGAAAAAGCAGAGTATTAAATTATGGTTTATCCATTTCTGATGGAGAATACTTCATTGTATATGATGCTGACAATCGACCTAATCCCGATGCAGCTATTCGCTTGATGGAAATTACAATGAACACAGAAAATGCTGCTGGGGCAGTTGGTTGTGTAAGAACTTTAAACGATCAAAATAACTGGCTTACAAGGTTTATAGCAATAGAATTCAAAACATTCCAATTGATTATGCAATCTGGCCGTTATGCATTACATAGGATTGGCTCTTTACCCGGCACCAATATGTTATTAAAACGAAGCATCATAACGGACCTTGGTGCATATGACCCATACGCTTTAGCTGAAGATGCAGAATTAACTATTCGCCTTTCGTCTAAAGGATATGTTATTGCTGTTGACCCTCATTCTCAGACATGGGAACAGGAGCCACAAACTTTAAAAGCTTTAATGAAACAGAGGACTCGTTGGCTGCAAGGAAACCTGTACATTATGTTCAAGTTCTTCAAAGAAAAAAATTGGTGGAAGAAGCCTTGCATTATACACCTTACTTATTATCTTACTATTTACGTTATCTTTGGCGGCCTTCTTCTCTCTTCCAATATCTTGTTTATATTAGGATTGTTCGGTTTCATCAATTTTAACTCTGGAATTAACTATCTTTTCTTCTGGTTTCTTGCCTATCTGACCTACACAATCCAGTTACTGTGCGCGGTTTGGTATGACAAGAAGTTATCAGCGAAAAACGTATTAGCTGCATCACTTATGTACTTCACATACGCTCAACTATTCATTTTCTTATTAGTCCGGGGACTTGTGTTGATGATGAAAGACAAGAGAAACGGAACAGTTATCTGGGATAAAACAGAAAGGGTTGCTATTGAAAAATAA
- a CDS encoding SPOR domain-containing protein translates to MDKPTQERTIIVNVNGEQRVYKWISSEDPDIRETLEQVASSVEEEPEPPLWIVPGGGEEKATIDGGKKPKKTWTFGKVKPSKKRLFGVGLPVLVALVTGTVFGIIALKMVLFGGTGEKVGQQQSGLPTLGAAVSESEGQPVSKEWTAFMVQGGVYSSKEAAEERVLLLEEDGYSPIILKQSDQWYIYLGTAGSLEDAKQLAVFFNKKGTETFWKEVQFSGKSRQGYTKAEQKAIQAMLLNVQQYDAVTAKHLMGDKTSAPKSEAFSLEKVPDNLQNMYNLNSSMKKLWTQYEQESKPELLMQIQQCTLQFAVEWSKL, encoded by the coding sequence ATGGACAAGCCAACACAGGAGAGAACAATCATTGTTAATGTGAACGGGGAGCAAAGGGTGTACAAATGGATATCGAGTGAGGATCCGGACATAAGGGAAACCCTTGAACAGGTGGCCAGCAGTGTGGAGGAGGAACCGGAACCTCCGCTTTGGATTGTCCCTGGCGGGGGTGAAGAGAAGGCCACAATAGATGGAGGGAAAAAGCCAAAGAAAACATGGACATTTGGGAAAGTTAAACCCAGTAAGAAGCGGTTGTTCGGAGTGGGTCTGCCTGTTCTTGTGGCCCTTGTCACAGGGACGGTGTTCGGAATTATTGCCCTAAAGATGGTTCTCTTTGGCGGGACCGGTGAGAAAGTGGGACAGCAGCAGTCAGGCTTGCCGACCCTCGGTGCGGCTGTTTCAGAATCTGAAGGTCAGCCTGTCAGCAAGGAATGGACAGCCTTCATGGTTCAAGGTGGAGTATACTCCTCGAAGGAAGCTGCCGAGGAGCGGGTTCTTCTTCTTGAGGAGGATGGATACTCGCCAATCATTTTAAAGCAGTCCGACCAATGGTATATTTACCTCGGTACAGCTGGCAGCCTTGAGGATGCGAAGCAATTAGCCGTGTTCTTTAACAAGAAGGGAACTGAGACGTTTTGGAAGGAAGTCCAATTCTCAGGGAAAAGCCGTCAAGGCTACACGAAAGCAGAACAAAAAGCCATTCAAGCGATGCTTCTTAATGTGCAGCAATACGATGCTGTTACAGCGAAGCATTTAATGGGTGATAAGACATCTGCGCCAAAGTCAGAAGCATTCTCATTAGAAAAGGTGCCGGATAATTTGCAAAATATGTACAATTTGAATTCCAGCATGAAGAAGCTTTGGACTCAATACGAGCAGGAGTCAAAGCCAGAGCTATTGATGCAGATCCAGCAGTGTACCCTCCAATTCGCTGTTGAATGGAGCAAATTGTGA
- a CDS encoding Maf family protein yields MNLILASSSPRRKELLELLGIPFQVKASDVEETYQDGLQPHEIVMELARIKSNAIAETTKNSIVIGADTIVVSDGRVLGKPKGKADAISMLTQLSGKVHQVYTGVALVKEGRTHLFYEKTDVEFWPLDTQDIEQYVLTGEPFDKAGSYGIQGYGSLLVKRIEGDYFTVVGLPVSRLNRELKDIMHT; encoded by the coding sequence ATGAATCTAATCTTAGCTTCTTCTTCCCCAAGAAGAAAGGAATTACTCGAACTTCTCGGCATCCCCTTCCAGGTGAAGGCAAGTGATGTGGAGGAGACCTATCAGGATGGACTGCAGCCTCATGAAATCGTTATGGAATTGGCGCGCATAAAATCAAATGCAATCGCTGAAACTACCAAGAACTCCATTGTGATAGGTGCAGATACAATCGTCGTCTCAGACGGAAGAGTGTTGGGAAAGCCCAAGGGTAAGGCGGATGCTATCTCCATGCTGACGCAATTATCCGGCAAGGTCCACCAGGTCTATACAGGTGTGGCTCTTGTGAAAGAAGGCCGTACCCATCTTTTTTATGAGAAGACAGATGTTGAATTTTGGCCATTAGACACGCAGGATATTGAGCAATATGTGTTGACAGGAGAGCCGTTTGACAAAGCGGGTTCCTATGGCATTCAGGGATATGGTTCCTTACTCGTTAAAAGAATAGAAGGAGATTATTTCACGGTTGTAGGATTGCCCGTTTCAAGGCTGAATCGGGAGCTGAAGGACATCATGCATACGTAA
- the radC gene encoding RadC family protein: MDTQIMIRDYPKDERPRERFLQYGGESLSNQELLALLLRTGTKEDSVMVLANQLLTRFGGLRLLKESTIEEMTAIKGIGEAKAVQLAAAMELGRRISNLTNEERYVIRSPEDCANYCMNDMRFLSQEHFVCLYLNTKNQILHKQTIFIGSLNASIVHPREVFKEALRRSAASIICLHNHPSGDPTPSREDIEVTKRLVECGRIMGIEVLDHLVIGEKKYVSLKEKGYL; encoded by the coding sequence ATGGATACGCAAATTATGATTCGGGATTACCCGAAGGATGAACGTCCGCGTGAGCGATTCCTGCAATACGGAGGAGAAAGTCTCTCCAACCAAGAATTACTTGCCCTTCTCCTTAGGACAGGGACGAAAGAGGATTCCGTGATGGTCTTGGCCAACCAGCTTCTGACGAGGTTTGGCGGTTTAAGACTCCTGAAGGAATCCACAATTGAAGAAATGACTGCGATCAAGGGAATAGGGGAAGCGAAGGCAGTCCAGTTGGCTGCTGCGATGGAACTTGGCCGCAGAATAAGCAATCTGACGAACGAGGAACGGTATGTGATCCGGTCTCCAGAGGATTGCGCCAATTATTGCATGAATGATATGCGCTTTTTATCTCAGGAACATTTCGTCTGCCTTTATCTAAATACCAAAAACCAAATATTGCACAAGCAAACCATCTTCATCGGCAGCTTAAACGCCTCTATTGTCCATCCCCGAGAAGTCTTCAAAGAAGCTCTCCGCAGGTCAGCAGCATCTATTATATGCTTGCATAACCACCCCTCAGGTGACCCGACCCCAAGCCGAGAAGATATTGAAGTGACGAAACGCCTTGTCGAGTGCGGAAGAATCATGGGAATTGAAGTGCTGGACCATTTGGTTATTGGAGAGAAGAAATATGTCAGTCTGAAAGAAAAAGGATATTTATAA
- a CDS encoding rod shape-determining protein: protein MLGNRDLGIDLGTANTLVYVKGKGIVVREPSVVAFQTDTKSIVAVGNDAKNMIGRTPGNVVALRPMKDGVIADYDTTATMMKYYMKQALKNQGLFARKPYVMVCVPSGITAVEERAVVDATRQAGARDAYTIEEPFAAAIGANLPVWEPTGSMVVDIGGGTTEVAIISLGGIVTSQSIRIAGDEMDEAIINYIRKNYNLMIGDRTSEAIKLEIGSAGDPEGVENMEIRGRDLLTGLPKTIEITPEEIAKALHDTVYAIVDAVKNTLEKTPPELAADIMDRGIVLTGGGALLRNLDKVISEETKMPVLIAENPLDCVAIGTGKALDHIHLFKGKATK from the coding sequence ATGCTTGGAAATAGAGATTTAGGAATTGATTTAGGAACTGCCAATACGCTGGTTTATGTAAAAGGAAAAGGAATCGTTGTGCGTGAGCCATCCGTTGTGGCTTTCCAAACTGATACAAAATCAATCGTTGCTGTCGGTAATGATGCGAAGAATATGATTGGCCGTACACCGGGGAATGTTGTTGCTCTTCGCCCGATGAAAGACGGGGTAATCGCTGATTACGATACAACAGCTACGATGATGAAATATTATATGAAGCAAGCGTTGAAAAACCAAGGCTTGTTTGCCCGTAAGCCATATGTCATGGTTTGTGTGCCATCCGGCATTACAGCCGTTGAAGAAAGAGCGGTTGTGGATGCAACTAGACAAGCTGGCGCACGTGATGCTTATACAATTGAAGAACCATTTGCGGCAGCAATCGGTGCGAACCTGCCTGTATGGGAGCCGACAGGAAGCATGGTTGTTGATATCGGCGGCGGTACAACTGAAGTGGCTATTATCTCCCTTGGCGGTATTGTAACAAGTCAATCCATCCGCATTGCCGGTGACGAAATGGATGAAGCAATCATTAACTACATCCGTAAGAATTACAATCTTATGATTGGTGATCGTACATCTGAAGCCATCAAATTGGAAATCGGTTCTGCTGGTGATCCAGAAGGTGTTGAAAACATGGAAATCCGCGGCCGTGACCTGTTGACTGGATTACCAAAAACAATTGAAATCACGCCTGAAGAGATTGCAAAAGCGTTGCATGATACTGTTTATGCGATTGTTGATGCCGTGAAGAACACGCTTGAAAAAACTCCGCCAGAACTTGCTGCGGATATTATGGACCGCGGAATTGTCTTGACAGGAGGCGGAGCTTTACTTCGCAACCTTGATAAGGTGATTTCTGAAGAAACAAAAATGCCTGTCTTAATTGCGGAAAACCCGCTTGACTGCGTAGCAATTGGTACAGGAAAAGCGCTTGACCATATCCATTTGTTCAAGGGGAAAGCAACGAAATAA